A single genomic interval of Stieleria maiorica harbors:
- a CDS encoding DUF1559 family PulG-like putative transporter: protein MPYLFTCPHCHAQTQVEDQYSGKSGECFSCGAPIHLPDFAASTPTKNLGERKRPLGVMIAAGVVLTMLVCIAFAAIRFGGASVSRLAEIRLQNASIKNLESIATALNAYAADYGTYPPATLRDSAGLPMHSWRVLILPYLGEQDLYDQFDLSKPWDHELNLQASYAMPSVYIHPNDTNRAGTQSGYYLITGPGTLFPPTGPLAPDKIQDNASQTILVIAGAPPINRAIGGWAEPVDLDYTAMQGVINGTVGIEPGGRMSSGATMATVDGRGHFLPNDLPPRTFAALVTPNGNEPLPDDTLD, encoded by the coding sequence ATGCCCTACCTGTTTACCTGCCCGCATTGCCACGCGCAAACTCAGGTTGAAGACCAATACAGTGGAAAGTCCGGCGAATGCTTTTCGTGCGGCGCCCCCATCCATCTGCCCGACTTCGCCGCCTCAACGCCGACCAAGAACCTGGGCGAACGCAAACGACCGCTGGGGGTAATGATTGCCGCCGGCGTAGTGCTGACCATGCTGGTCTGCATCGCGTTTGCCGCCATCCGGTTCGGCGGTGCCAGCGTGTCACGGCTGGCCGAAATCCGTCTACAGAACGCGTCGATCAAAAACTTGGAAAGCATCGCCACGGCACTGAACGCGTACGCGGCAGATTACGGGACCTATCCGCCGGCAACCCTTCGCGACAGCGCCGGCCTGCCGATGCATTCCTGGCGTGTCCTGATCTTGCCCTACCTTGGCGAACAGGATCTGTACGACCAGTTCGACCTCAGCAAGCCTTGGGATCACGAACTGAACCTGCAAGCGAGTTACGCGATGCCGTCCGTGTACATTCACCCCAACGATACCAATCGCGCCGGAACCCAATCGGGATACTATTTGATCACCGGGCCGGGAACGCTCTTTCCTCCGACCGGCCCGCTCGCGCCCGACAAGATCCAAGACAATGCGTCGCAGACCATTCTGGTGATCGCGGGCGCGCCACCGATCAACCGCGCGATCGGCGGCTGGGCCGAACCGGTCGACCTGGACTACACGGCGATGCAAGGCGTGATCAACGGAACCGTCGGGATTGAACCGGGGGGCAGAATGTCCAGCGGCGCCACCATGGCCACCGTCGACGGCCGCGGCCACTTCCTGCCCAACGACCTCCCGCCCAGGACCTTCGCCGCGCTGGTCACGCCCAACGGCAACGAGCCATTGCCGGATGACACGCTGGACTGA